The genomic window ACCGCCACCGACAGGATGACCAAGGTGACCGCGATCAGGGAAAGGATGCCGATCCCCAGCTTAGCGACGATGCTTCGATTCATCTCTGGCCTCGGCCGCCGGGGAATCGGGGACCTTTATCTCGGAAGGGTCGAAGCGGTAGCCGACCCCCCAAACGGTGGCGATCATCTTTCCCCCTTCTCCCAGCTTCTCACGAAGGTTCTTAATGTGCGTGTCCACGGTCCGCGAGTCCCCGTAATAGTCGTA from Bacillota bacterium includes these protein-coding regions:
- a CDS encoding winged helix-turn-helix domain-containing protein; translated protein: YDYYGDSRTVDTHIKNLREKLGEGGKMIATVWGVGYRFDPSEIKVPDSPAAEARDESKHRR